The following are encoded together in the Salvia hispanica cultivar TCC Black 2014 chromosome 6, UniMelb_Shisp_WGS_1.0, whole genome shotgun sequence genome:
- the LOC125192992 gene encoding phosphoinositide phosphatase SAC4-like, which yields MLLASPTALLSSENVINETISEITASTSECGSSRRGRDHTGTELGYTEAQNYEVLEDFSDSFVRWVTYGEAICH from the exons ATGCTGTTAGCATCTCCAACAGCTCTGCTATCATCAGAAAATGTTATCAATGAAACAATTAGTGAAATCACGGCATCCACCAGTGAATGTGGATCCAGCAGAAGG GGTAGAGATCACACCGGGACTGAGCTTGGCTACACTGAAGCCCAAAATTATGAAGTTCTCGAAGACTTCTCTGATAGTTTTGTGCGTTGGGTGACCTACGGGGAAGCAATCTGCCACTGA
- the LOC125192991 gene encoding eukaryotic translation initiation factor 3 subunit K-like — protein sequence MGREMTNQKPQSEMSYTVEQLVSVNPYNPDILPDLENYVNEQVSSQTYSSNANLCLLRLYQFEPERMSTQIVARILIKALMAMPAPDFSLCLFLIPERVQMEDQFKTLIVLSHYLETARFRQFWDEAAKNCHILEVVPGFEQAIQAYAIHVLSITYQKVPRTVLAEAINIEGLVLDKFIEHHITNSGWSIEKNQNKGQLIIFPHNEFNDPELKKSAADGIPLENITRILPILG from the exons ATGGGAAGAGAGATGACCAATCAGAAGCCGCAGTCGGAGATGTCTTACACCGTCGAGCAGCTCGTTTCCGTCAATCCCTACAACCCCGACATCCTTCCCGATCTCGAGAACTACGTCAACGAGCAA GTTTCGTCGCAAACCTACAGTTCGAATGCGAATCTGTGCCTTCTGCGTCTCTACCAG TTTGAGCCAGAGCGGATGAGTACTCAGATAGTTGCTCGCATTTTGATTAAG GCACTGATGGCAATGCCGGCCCCGGATTTCAGTCTCTGCCTCTTCCTAATTCCTGAGAGAGTG CAAATGGAAGATCAATTTAAGACTCTCATCGTTCTCTCGCACTACTTGGAG ACTGCCCGATTTCGTCAGTTTTGGGATGAAGCTGCTAAGAACTGTCATATATTGGAGGTCGTACCAG GTTTTGAGCAAGCAATCCAAGCATATGCAATCCACGTCCTTTCAATAACTTATCAAAAAGTTCCCAGAACAGTTCTTGCCGAG GCCATCAACATCGAAGGTCTGGTCTTAGACAAGTTCATTGAGCACCACATCACTAACTCCGGTTGGTCTATAGAGAAGAATCAGAACAAGGGTCAACTTATCATCTTTCCTCACAATGAGTTTAACGATCCAGAGCTTAAGAAGAGTGCTGCAGATGGGATTCCTTTGGAGAATATCACCCGTATTCTTCCCATTCTCGGCTAA
- the LOC125193531 gene encoding pectinesterase-like — protein MDFKRIRISITIPRLTKTRTKTVITALLSLAISAFVLSIFLHFSHLHRPPTPNTPLSAACSATLYPSLCLSSLSPFPNSSHHLLPLSLHLSLSRALLLPKAPSPPARDCADLLDQTVYELESALAELPASRPPYQNIRTLLSAAMTNQHTCIDGFSDVENGRFLESLLTPVSQMISNALALIRHVEAQESVKNVKMVTGEAATGLARRRRKRRRRLRANVVVDCGGRGRFSLIGEAIAAAPNMSVKTYVIKIKKGVYRENVVIPREKINIMLVGEGMNSTIITASRSLADGFSTFESATLTVVGDKFIARDITIQNTAAAEKHQAVALRVTSNAAFYRCNIASHQDTLYAHSLRQLYHECTIQGTIDFIFGNAAAVFSKCRILVRRPLPGQRNTITAQGREDPNQNTGISLHKCTIEAAAEFNSTERKRFATYLGRPWRKYSRVFVANSYLGDLIHPRGWLEWPLYSDADTVEYVECRNYGPGASMRRRISWGGYRNNCTAEMAKRFAVLEFLHGEDDWLESTVIPIFD, from the exons ATGGATTTCAAACGCATCCGAATCAGCATCACCATCCCCCGCCTCACCAAAACCCGCACCAAAACAGTCATCACCGCCCTCCTCTCCCTCGCCATCTCCGCCTTCGTCCTCTCTATCTTCCTCCACTTCTCCCACCTCCACCGCCCCCCCACCCCCAACACCCCCCTCTCCGCCGCCTGCTCCGCCACCCTCTACCCCTCCCTCTGCCTCTCCTCCCTCTCCCCCTTCCCCAACTCCTCCCACCACCTCCTCCCCCTCTCCCTCCACCTCTCCCTCTCCCGCGCC CTCCTCCTCCCAAAAGCCCCCTCCCCGCCCGCCCGAGACTGCGCCGACCTCCTCGACCAGACGGTCTACGAGCTCGAATCCGCCCTCGCCGAGCTCCCGGCCTCCCGGCCCCCGTACCAGAACATCCGGACGCTCCTCAGCGCCGCGATGACCAATCAGCACACCTGCATCGACGGATTCTCGGATGTCGAAAACGGGAGGTTTCTCGAGAGCCTCCTCACCCCGGTGTCTCAGATGATCAGCAATGCCCTGGCGCTGATCAGGCATGTGGAGGCCCAAGAAAGTGTCAAGAATGTCAAGATGGTCACCGGTGAGGCCGCGACCGGATTGGctcggaggaggaggaagaggaggaggagattGAGGGCTAATGTGGTGGTGGATTGTGGTGGGAGAGGGAGGTTTAGCCTCATTGGGGAAGCAATTGCAGCTGCTCCAAACATGAGTGTGAAGACCTATGTGATCAAGATCAAAAAGGGGGTTTATAGGGAGAATGTGGTGATCCCAAGAGAGAAGATCAACATCATGCTGGTTGGAGAAGGGATGAATTCAACCATCATCACTGCTTCAAGAAGCTTAGCAGATGGATTCTCCACTTTTGAATCAGCCACTCTCA CTGTGGTGGGAGATAAGTTCATAGCCAGGGACATCACCATACAGAACACAGCAGCAGCAGAGAAGCACCAGGCCGTTGCCTTACGCGTGACCTCGAACGCAGCATTCTATCGCTGCAACATCGCGTCGCACCAGGACACGCTCTACGCGCACTCGCTGCGCCAGCTCTACCACGAGTGCACGATCCAGGGGACGATCGACTTCATCTTCGGGAACGCGGCGGCCGTGTTCAGCAAGTGCAGGATACTGGTGCGGAGGCCGCTGCCGGGGCAGAGGAACACCATCACGGCGCAGGGGAGGGAAGACCCGAACCAGAACACCGGGATCAGCCTGCACAAGTGCACGATCGAGGCCGCGGCCGAGTTCAACTCGACGGAGAGGAAGCGCTTCGCGACGTACCTAGGGAGGCCGTGGAGGAAGTACTCGAGGGTGTTCGTCGCGAACAGCTACCTCGGGGACCTGATACACCCGCGAGGGTGGCTGGAGTGGCCTCTGTACAGCGACGCGGATACGGTGGAGTACGTCGAGTGCAGGAACTACGGGCCCGGTGCATCTATGAGGCGGCGGATCTCGTGGGGTGGTTACCGGAACAACTGCACCGCGGAGATGGCGAAGCGGTTTGCAGTTCTAGAGTTCTTACATGGAGAAGATGACTGGTTAGAGTCGACTGTGATACCAATTTTTGATTGA
- the LOC125193526 gene encoding putative late blight resistance protein homolog R1B-16, producing MAAYAALVSLMHLIDDIENHPSPPISLNKHQTRSLTQNVHFLQEFLQAYKSPVSDSDEADPLEMRIADAAYAAEDVIESHIVRKIQLDRSSKAAKTGSFFNCFRGPMDPGNVSSNHGDGDDEAEKLYQGVQNVIDEMDRIKRVAMEANTEKAVILGDQGRRFVSSFSSTGKKSSGVMVFSDDVLNGIMEKLVAEAPGRQVIPITGMGGIGKTALAKDVYSKQVIKERFDICAWATVSEQFNRREILCELVSQATNINKKALGEKSEEKIGFKLYQFLSGRRFLIVMDDVWNIESWDGIQHFFPNNENCSRIVVTTRLSQLSPRLNNHYSHKVEFLDEGSSWVLFSKTVFGDEHFPLELEKIGKEIVKNCRGLPLSIVVVGGILKNVEHTQERWKSIRNNLTSVVNLDDNKHCLRLLKKSYNHLPVYLKPCFIYMGMFEEDDAIKVSTLIKLWISEGFLKPVEGKTLETIGKGFIKDLVDRNLILVDWLGSTGNIKRVKLHDLLRDVSVNEGKKEGFYHVIGESSPRGINSQRRVVIRRNTSKEKVLDELQSMSDVRSIIWEHGKVPRCLNIRLLRTIHAHNEEKNWPNSLASRDVNFWHLFGHIVGEPICFTAHQLILTMGTCESKNCVNSLVSRHPNLRHLGVEVGKWSSVFSSFNHLWNLQRLIVYSLRRCNVPSEMWKMPQLRHIEMAGRKFIPPDPSSDIVVMENLVVLEGARNFKWEGEMVKRIPNIKKLRIQYSSRKGKGYDDYYRLSNIDRLCKLESLDILCWFDFRGNASLYKLTFPQTLKSLNLQMEHHFEWEPMLEKIGSLPLLEKLKLWFGCFGTGKWEIFEDQFPCLKYLGLFGCHRLKHLTTEANSIFPCLEKLHLYDLNGLQSIPSEIGYIPTLQCIEMNLPNESMVKCAKEIVEEQMDLQGDNLPFRIKVWHRRKNQSIRSFAGPNFEVYIFNYKYWL from the coding sequence ATGGCAGCCTATGCAGCCTTGGTTTCTCTAATGCATCTCATTGATGACATCGAAAACCATCCTTCTCCTCCCATCTCTCTCAACAAACACCAAACTCGGTCTCTCACTCAAAATGTTCACTTTCTGCAGGAATTTCTGCAAGCTTACAAGTCCCCCGTTTCCGACAGCGACGAAGCAGATCCATTGGAGATGCGTATCGCAGATGCAGCTTATGCGGCTGAAGATGTTATCGAATCTCACATTGTCCGCAAGATCCAGCTCGATAGATCATCCAAAGCAGCCAAAACCGGAAGCTTCTTCAATTGCTTTCGAGGTCCAATGGATCCCGGAAATGTCTCTTCAAATCAcggtgatggtgatgatgaagCGGAGAAGTTGTATCAAGGTGTGCAAAATGTGATTGATGAAATGGATCGGATCAAGAGAGTGGCGATGGAGGCCAACACTGAGAAGGCGGTGATACTCGGTGATCAAGGGCGGAGATTcgtctcttctttttcttccactGGGAAGAAGAGTAGTGGCGTGATGGTGTTCTCTGATGATGTCTTGAACGGGATCATGGAAAAGCTCGTGGCGGAAGCACCCGGTCGCCAAGTCATCCCCATTACTGGTATGGGGGGAATAGGTAAGACTGCTCTGGCTAAAGATGTTTATTCGAAACAAGTTATTAAAGAGCGTTTTGATATTTGTGCTTGGGCCACTGTTTCCGAACAATTCAATAGAAGAGAGATTCTATGTGAACTTGTTTCTCAAGCTACTAACATAAACAAGAAAGCACTAGGTGAAAAGAGCgaagaaaaaataggatttaaGCTATACCAATTTTTGTCGGGTAGAAGATTTTTGATTGTAATGGATGATGTGTGGAACATCGAGTCTTGGGATGGGATACAACATTTCTTTCCTAACAATGAGAATTGTAGTCGGATAGTGGTGACGACTAGACTATCACAATTGAGTCCTCGATTAAACAATCATTATAGTCACAAAGTTGAATTTCTCGATGAGGGTAGTAGTTGGGTCTTGTTCTCTAAAACTGTATTTGGAGATGAACATTTTCCTTTGGAATTAGAGAAAATTGGAAAGGAAATTGTAAAGAATTGTAGAGGACTTCCTTTATCAATTGTTGTAGTTGGAggtattttgaaaaatgtggaACACACACAAGAACGTTGGAAATCAATAAGAAACAACTTAACTTCAGTGGTAAATTTGGATGATAATAAGCATTGTTTGAGATTGTTGAAAAAGAGCTACAATCATTTGCCTGTCTATTTAAAGCCTTGTTTTATATACATGGGCATGTTTGAGGAAGATGATGCAATTAAAGTCTCAACGCTAATCAAACTATGGATTTCTGAAGGATTTCTCAAACCAGTAGAAGGAAAAACTTTGGAAACAATTGGGAAAGGGTTCATAAAGGATTTAGTTGATAGAAATCTCATTTTAGTTGATTGGTTGGGTAGTACCGGAAACATAAAACGAGtcaaacttcatgatttgCTGAGAGATGTATCAGTGAACGAGGGCAAGAAAGAAGGATTTTATCATGTAATAGGAGAATCTAGTCCCCGAGGCATAAATAGCCAACGGCGCGTTGTTATCCGCAGGAACACTTCAAAGGAGAAAGTCCTTGATGAGTTGCAATCTATGTCAGATGTTCGTTCCATTATTTGGGAGCATGGAAAAGTTCCACGATGTCTAAATATTAGATTGTTGAGGACAATACACGCACATAacgaagaaaaaaattggCCGAATTCTCTTGCGTCTCGGGATGTTAACTTTTGGCACCTTTTTGGTCATATTGTGGGCGAACCAATCTGTTTTACTGCCCATCAATTAATCTTGACAATGGGCACATGTGAATCCAAAAACTGTGTGAATTCTCTTGTTTCTCGGCATCCTAACTTGAGACACCTTGGTGTCGAAGTTGGTAAATGGTCTTcagttttttcttctttcaatCACCTTTGGAATCTACAGAGATTGATAGTTTACAGTCTGCGTAGATGTAATGTGCCTAGTGAGATGTGGAAAATGCCTCAACTAAGGCACATTGAGATGGCAGGGAGAAAATTTATTCCGCCAGATCCTTCAAGTGATATTGTCGTCATGGAGAATCTTGTAGTACTTGAGGGAGCACGTAATTTCAAGTGGGAAggagagatggttaagagaattcccaatattaagaaattgagGATACAATATTCAAGTAGGAAGGGAAAGGGATATGATGATTATTACCGCCTGAGCAATATTGATCGTCTGTGTAAATTAGAATCTCTCGATATCTTGTGTTGGTTTGATTTCAGAGGGAATGCCTCTTTGTATAAGCTCACCTTTCCCCAAACCCTAAAGAGTTTGAATCTTCAAATGGAACATCACTTTGAATGGGAGCCGATGTTGGAAAAGATAGGTTCGTTGCCCCTTCTTGAGAAGTTAAAGCTGTGGTTTGGATGCTTCGGAACAGGCAAGTGGGAAATATTCGAAGATCAATTCCCTTGCCTCAAATACTTGGGGTTGTTTGGGTGTCATCGCTTGAAACATTTGACTACAGAAGCGAACTCCATTTTCCCATGCCTTGAGAAGCTTCACCTTTATGATTTGAATGGATTGCAAAGTATCCCATCTGAAATTGGATACATACCGACTCTCCAATGCATAGAGATGAATCTTCCCAACGAATCAATGGTGAAATGTGCAAAAGAGATTGTAGAGGAGCAAATGGATTTACAAGGAGACAATCTTCCCTTTCGTATTAAAGTTTGGCATCGCAGGAAGAACCAATCAATCCGGAGTTTCGCAGGTCCCAACtttgaagtatatatatttaattacaagTATTGGctttga
- the LOC125192086 gene encoding uncharacterized protein LOC125192086, with amino-acid sequence MTLASGQSVFLLPPSSIHRHGTPPYQHPRAWKRRRLKPPTVRCEFNSPPPPLDNLVNGFLSQLLSLSSLDLIAPAVGFASGVALFLSSKTPKLLPNPKSAANSSSDIGEWILFTSPTPFNRFVTLRCPSIDFPENELMENVSEKLVKEDRHYVKLNSGRIIQPAESSGGSEDDEKLVYQRLCIGTEDGGVLSLDWPANLDLEEERGFDTTVLIVPGTAEGSGERKIRAFVCDCLRRGVFPLVMNPRGCAASPLTTPRLFTAADSDDISKAVQYLIKRRPWTTLMAVGWEYGANMLTKYLAEFGERTPLTAAICIDNPFDLEEATRSTVYHPDYNQRQTDGLIEILRCNKELFQGRSKGFDVEKALSASSVRDFERAISMVSYGYDTIEDFYAKSSTRDVIDKVKVPVLFIQNDDIKAPFFSIPRSLIAENPYTSLLLCSYKPSSKIMNDRSTFSWCQHLALEWLSAVEIGLLKGRHPLLKDVDVTINPSKGLALVEGRASPRKGRVSGALNLTDGSYTNPQLGMFQVNGIATRTQLESNKDTGHPHIKGLQLENNNARERPDAAVDPTIEEVTPSEVERGQVLQTAEVIMNMLDVTMPDTLTDEQKKKVFTAVGKGETVMKALQDAVPDDVRGKLTTAVSGILQSQGSDLNFDKLLKLGHNSKEAPKYDSKVLDKDTIEKAIHGEDVQSLDQKKRTNDVQDGSSSVDHGPDMSSRDMKSEKQTPKIIEKESDPIPDLGNGSHNEMGKSNESGDNTVEISDKEIVAEVNPKQDSSSMFDGPDVAEGTVDLKKVEEGSGIGKTDPTSKKIEQESDISNDQKSEPNTEEPSSAPPPTSEAPAMENNAENNQGKEEKDPISSLSQNMGDSSTFSVSQAFDALTGFDDSTQLAVNNVFNVIEGMIDQLEEKKGDMVDEVKNKKSISEGNGVVDVKEFSNGSVSKNHLPQDDLRSSGTTNANESPESGNPDGTTLQDKEHSWDINAGQNHAHGSYNCNSTDITNTGSQVKTGHEICFLPPSGEFPTENVVTDLSRSSEKIPKCISEFPYGDPLYKEYLKTYLSLKMKNAKPLGVNKPPALYLDYSAEEGQWKISEQTENDTDYGEDKTEIHPRSKSSENTIEPSYVILDSDKSEDPNEELEKGTIGNNAEFDEGKVGGSIPLIKGLILKCLEVEVGRRVSAFDLEDLELKLAGEMEYVANAVSMAAGKGMHHMEKGNGSLQGKHGILDGENVVRAISSAVEETEYLRTVLPIGVILGSSLAALRKFFDVAAVNADDEQILTLDQVDKPTERLLLVGEKESRKRSLKERQNKDNFTSYIDEETSDDDTDHGNSKVIMGAVTAALGASALLANQHEPLNEEEQSKGSFEPDEMDKKTETNIVASLAEKAMSVASPVVPMKEDGGVDHERIVSMLAELGQKGGMLRLIGKVALLWGGIRGAMSLVDKLISFLRLSERPLFQRILGFVFMVLLLWSPVVLPLLPTLMQNWATRNPFKIAEFACIAGLYISTMSMITLWGKRIRKYDDPLVQYGFDLASLPKLQDCLKGLAGGVVLVTLIHTVNALLGSAHLHWPTTLSLPSSDLVASMKAYGRMLLLIVRGTAAATLIASVEELLFLSWLPQEIAADFGFYRGVFISGLLFALSQRSLLEIPGLWLLSISLSGARQRNQGSLSIPIGLRAGIMASNFILRTGGFLSYRPTYPLWVAGVRPFKPFSGLVGLAFSLVLVAILYPKQPIHEQRGNRVIRE; translated from the exons ATGACCCTAGCGTCTGGCCAGTCTGTATTCctcctccctccgtcctctATCCACCGGCACGGCACACCGCCATACCAGCATCCCCGCGCATGGAAACGCCGCCGTCTCAAGCCCCCCACCGTCCGCTGCGAGTTCAattcgccgccgccgcctctcgATAACCTCGTCAATGGATTTCTATCTCAGCTCCTCTCTCTTAGCTCGCTCGATTTGATCGCCCCTGCAGTCGGCTTCGCCTCCGGCGTCGCGCTGTTCCTCTCTTCTAAAACCCCTAAATTGCTCCCTAACCCTAAATCAGCCGCGAATTCGAGCTCTGATATTGGGgaatggattttatttacgAGTCCGACGCCGTTTAATCGGTTTGTGACGCTGCGGTGTCCGTCGATTGATTTCCCCGAGAATGAATTGATGGAAAATGTCAGCGAGAAGCTTGTGAAAGAGGATAGGCATTATGTGAAATTGAACAGCGGGAGGATAATTCAGCCGGCGGAGAGTAGTGGTGGAAGCGAGGATGATGAGAAATTGGTGTATCAGAGGCTCTGTATTGGCACGGAGGATGGCGGAGTCTTATCGTTGGATTGGCCGGCTAATTTGGACTTGGAGGAGGAGCGAGGGTTTGATACCACGGTGTTGATTGTTCCGGGGACGGCGGAGGGGAGCGGTGAGAGAAAAATTAGGGCTTTCGTGTGCGATTGCTTGAGGAGAGGTGTATTTCCACTGGTCATGAATCCAAGGGGATGTGCGGCCTCGCCGTTGACAACGCCACG GTTATTTACTGCTGCTGATAGTGATGATATCTCCAAAGCTGTTCAGTACCTAATTAAGAGAAGGCCGTGGACAACATTAATGGCAGTTGGCTGGGAGTATGGTGCAAACATGTTAACGAAGTACTTGGCAGAATTTGGGGAGCGAACACCTCTTACGGCTGCAATATGCATAGACAATCCTTTTGACTTAGAGGAAGCCACAAGGTCGACTGTTTACCATCCAGATTATAATCAGAGGCAAACAGATGGCTTGATTGAGATACTTCGATGTAACAAG GAATTATTTCAAGGCCGTAGTAAAGGATTTGATGTTGAAAAAGCACTGTCGGCCTCATCAGTTCGCGATTTTGAGAGGGCAATTTCTATGGTTTCTTATGGATACGATACCATTGAAGACTTCTATGCAAAATCAAGCACACGAGATGTAATCGACAAAGTGAAAGTTCCTGTTCTATTTATACAG AATGATGACATAAAAGCTCCATTCTTCTCTATCCCACGGAGTTTGATTGCAGAGAATCCTTATACAAGCCTTCTTCTGTGTTCTTACAAGCCATCTAGCAAAATTATGAATGACAGGTCAACGTTCTCTTGGTGCCAGCACCTTGCTTTAGAG TGGCTCTCAGCTGTGGAGATTGGACTTCTGAAAGGTCGACATCCACTTCTGAAAGATGTTGATGTCACTATAAATCCATCAAAGGGTTTAGCACTAGTGGAAGGCAGAGCTTCGCCTAGAAAGGGAAGAGTTAGTGGGGCCTTGAATCTTACTGATGGAAGTTATACAAATCCTCAGTTGGGGATGTTTCAGGTTAATGGTATAGCCACAAGAACTCAATTAGAATCTAACAAAGATACAGGACATCCACATATCAAAGGATTGCAACTAGAGAACAACAATGCAAGGGAACGACCTGATGCTGCCGTTGACCCAACCATAGAGGAAGTAACTCCTTCTGAGGTAGAAAGAGGACAAGTACTACAGACTGCAGAAGTGATCATGAACATGCTTGACGTTACTATGCCTGATACTCTGACAGATGAACAGAAGAAAAAG GTTTTCACTGCTGTGGGTAAAGGAGAAACCGTAATGAAAGCTTTGCAAGATGCTGTTCCAGATGATGTTAGAGGAAAGCTCACAACTGCTGTTTCTGGTATCCTGCAGAGTCAAGGAtctgatttgaattttgataaacTATTAAAGCTAGGACATAATAGTAAGGAGGCGCCAAAATATGACTCGAAGGTGCTGGACAAAGATACAATAGAGAAAGCAATTCATGGTGAAGATGTTCAGTCTTTGGACCAAAAGAAGAGGACTAATGACGTTCAAGACGGTTCATCTAGTGTTGATCATGGCCCTGACATGTCGTCTAGGGATATGAAATCAGAGAAACAGACACCAAAGAtcatagagaaagagagtgacCCCATTCCTGATCTTGGTAATGGGTCCCATAATGAGATGGGAAAATCTAACGAGTCTGGTGATAATACAGTCGAAATATCCGACAAGGAAATTGTGGCAGAAGTAAATCCAAAACAGGATTCATCCAGCATGTTCGATGGGCCTGATGTAGCGGAGGGTACTGTTGACCTAAAAAAAGTGGAAGAAGGCTCCGGTATAGGTAAAACAGACCCAACAAGCAAAAAAATTGAGCAAGAAAGTGATATTTCAAATGATCAAAAATCTGAACCCAACACAGAGGAACCATCTTCTGCTCCACCCCCCACTTCTGAGGCACCTGCTATGGAAAATAATGCAGAAAATAATCAGGGGAAGGAAGAAAAAGATCCAATATCTTCTTTAAGCCAAAATATGGGTGATTCATCAACCTTCAGTGTCTCTCAGGCATTTGATGCATTAACTGGATTTGATGATTCAACCCAACTTGCCGTTAATAATGTATTCAATGTAATTGAGGGCATGATTGATCAGTTGGAGGAGAAAAAGGGCGACATGGTAGATGAAGTCAAGAACAAAAAAAGTATAAGTGAAGGTAATGGAGTGGTGGATGTGAAGGAATTTAGTAATGGCTCCGTGTCCAAGAATCATCTTCCGCAGGATGACCTCAGATCTTCAGGGACAACGAATGCCAATGAAAGCCCAGAGTCTGGTAATCCAGATGGTACTACTTTGCAAGATAAAGAACACTCTTGGGACATAAATGCAGGACAGAATCATGCACACGGTTCATACAACTGTAATAGCACCGACATAACCAATACAGGGAGCCAGGTTAAGACCGGACATGAAATCTGTTTTCTGCCTCCATCAGGAGAATTTCCAACTGAGAATGTTGTGACAGATTTGAGTAGGAGTTCAGAAAAGATTCCTAAATGTATAAGTGAATTTCCATATGGTGATCCACTTTACAAAGAGTACCTCAAGACGTATCTTTCTTTGAAGATGAAAAACGCAAAGCCTCTTGGTGTGAATAAACCACCAGCATTATATTTAGACTACAGTGCTGAAGAAGGACAATGGAAGATTTCAGAGCAGACTGAAAATGATACTGATTATGGAGAAGATAAGACTGAAATCCACCCAAGATCTAAGAGTAGTGAAAATACTATTGAACCATCTTATGTGATATTAGATTCTGATAAATCTGAGGACCCAAATGAAGAACTTGAGAAAGGTACTATCGGGAACAATGCTGAATTTGATGAGGGAAAAGTTGGTGGTTCCATACCTCTCATCAAAGGtcttatattaaaatgtttagAGGTTGAAGTTGGACGTAGGGTCAGTGCTTTTGATCTGGAAGATTTGGAACTCAAACTTGCTGGAGAAATGGAGTATGTTGCCAATGCTGTTTCCATGGCAGCAGGAAAAGGGATGCATCATATGGAAAAAGGGAACGGTAGCCTTCAGGGGAAACATGGCATCCTTGACGGAGAGAACGTAGTAAGAGCTATTTCGTCTGCTGTTGAGGAGACGGAATATCTGAGAACAGTATTGCCTATTGGTGTTATCTTGGGGTCAAGTTTAGCTGCATTGAGAAAGTTCTTTGATGTGGCAGCAGTGAATGCTGATGATGAACAGATTCTGACCCTTGATCAGGTTGATAAACCAACAGAGAGGCTTCTTCTAGTTGGTGAAAAGGAGAGTAGGAAAAGGTCATTAAAGGAAAgacaaaataaagataatttcacCAGTTATATTGATGAAGAAACTTCTGATGATGATACTGATCATGGAAATTCTAAAGTTATAATGGGTGCTGTCACAGCTGCTCTGGGGGCATCTGCACTACTTGCTAATCAACAT GAACCTTTGAATGAGGAAGAACAGAGTAAAGGATCTTTCGAGCCAGACGAAATGGACAAGAAAACCGAGACCAATATTGTTGCAAGCCTTGCAGAGAAAGCAATGTCTGTTGCTAGTCCTGTGGTGCCTATGAAGGAAGATGGTGGAGTTGATCATGAAAG GATTGTATCGATGCTTGCTGAACTGGGACAGAAGGGAGGTATGTTAAGGCTTATTGGAAAAGTTGCTTTACTTTGGGGTGGAATACGTGGAGCTATGAGTTTAGTTGACAAGCTCATCTCATTTCTGCGCCTTTCAGAGCGGCCATTGTTTCAAAG GATCCTTGGCTTTGTCTTTATGGTGCTGCTTCTATGGTCACCTGTTGTTCTTCCTCTGCTTCCAACACTCATGCAAAATTGGGCAACAAGGAATCCCTTTAAAATTGCTGAATTTGCTTGTATTGCTGGCCTCTACATCTCCACTATGAGCATGATTACGTTGTGGGGCAAAAGAATCCGCAAGTATGATGACCCTCTTGTGCAGTATGGGTTTGATTTGGCTTCACTGCCAAAG TTGCAGGATTGTCTGAAGGGTCTGGCTGGAGGAGTCGTCCTTGTTACACTGATACATACTGTCAATGCATTACTTGGAAGTGCACATCTACATTGGCCAACCACTCTGTCTTTACCATCTTCAGATCTTGTTGCGTCAATGAAAGCATATGGACGGATGCTTCTGCTGATTGTTAGAGGAACTGCAGCAGCAACTCTCATTGCATCTGTGGAGGAATTGCTCTTCCTCTCATGGTTGCCCCAAGAGATTGCCGCTGACTTTGGATTTTACCGTGGAGTATTTATCTCAGGACTTTTGTTTGCTTTGTCTCAAAG GTCATTATTGGAAATCCCCGGGCTATGGTTGTTATCCATAAGTCTCTCAGGAGCCCGGCAAAGAAATCAAGGAAGTCTCTCGATACCAATTGGGCTCCGTGCAGGGATAATGGCTTCTAATTTCATCTTAAGAACCGGAGGCTTCCTGTCTTATCGACCCACTTATCCTCTATGGGTCGCTGGCGTCCGCCCTTTTAAACCATTTAGTGGACTCGTTGGCCTTGCCTTCTCTTTGGTTTTGGTAGCTATTTTGTATCCTAAACAGCCTATTCATGAGCAAAGAGGAAACAGAGTCATCAGAGAGTAA